A segment of the Panacibacter ginsenosidivorans genome:
AAGAGAGCAACGCAAAGAATTCAATCCTGTGCACGTTCCTACAAAGGCCGGCGAAGCTATTTTTCATCATTCGCTTACTCTGCATGGCTCCGGCGAAAATAAAAGTGAGCAGCCACGCAGGGCTTTTGTAATCAATGTTTTTAAAGATGGAGTAGTAAGCGATTCTGATGATGTATTGCTTAGCGGTGTGCCGCCTGTGCATAAAGGTTCGAAAATGGAAGGACAATTTTTTCCATTGCTATTTAAGGGTATTGATGGTTAATTTTTTTGATGCCAGCTACAGTATTACATGGCATCACCTCTTGCGTCGCACTCTTGTACTAAAACATTTTAATTGAACTAAAGAACCGCTGGCTAAATATTATTTATTTATTTTTTATTTAGCATGGAATTAAACAACGAATAGCGGCCCGGAGGGCCGCCATTCTCATAATTTTTTTTCGGTAAAATTAGTTATGTAGTGCTTTATCCAAAGCATCTAACAAGCCATCTTTGGTTTTATCATCAGCTAATTGCCAGAACATAATACCATTCAGTTTTTGATCAACTGCATATTTTGTTTTTAAAGTAATGGATCTTTCATTATCGAAAGTGATGATCTTTTTCTTTGCGGCATTATACATATAAGGTGCTTTGGCAACATCATCCCAATGATAAACATACCCTTCTTTTTGTAAGGCGTCCATGTCAAAATCTTTCCAGGAAAAACCGCGGTCAAATTTGCCAGGCTGGTATAAACCATTATTGGCATCAATATCTGTATCAAAAATGCGTGCATAAAATGCAGCGCCAATCACCAGTTTATTTTTAGGGAAGCCAATAGAGTCAAGATAATGTACAGCATTATTTGTTGATTCAAGTTGTTGTGGGGTAGAATAAAGTGGTGTGTGATGACCTGTGACTTTACTATAGCCATGCACAAGATCATAGGTCATCAGGTTGACTTTGTCAACAAACGGAACGATCTTATCCCATTCAATTGATTGCTGTAAAAATTTTGTAAAGCCACCTGCGGCAAAACTTATTTCATATTTTTTGCCGAGGGTGTTCCGTAATGTTTGTAGCAGCAATGTAAAATTATGTTTGTCCTCAGGTGTATAACGATGACCGGGATAGCCTTCTATTGCAGGATATTCCCAGT
Coding sequences within it:
- a CDS encoding glycoside hydrolase family 18 protein, whose protein sequence is MKKLLLLTFIVSATFVSAQTNNKKISVIAYYAGDAQHIDAYPVEKLTHIIYSFCHLKGNQLNVDNKNDSLTIMHLVELKKRNPSLKIILSIGGWSGCEPCSLVFSTDVGRNEFAASVKHLNEYFKTDGIDIDWEYPAIEGYPGHRYTPEDKHNFTLLLQTLRNTLGKKYEISFAAGGFTKFLQQSIEWDKIVPFVDKVNLMTYDLVHGYSKVTGHHTPLYSTPQQLESTNNAVHYLDSIGFPKNKLVIGAAFYARIFDTDIDANNGLYQPGKFDRGFSWKDFDMDALQKEGYVYHWDDVAKAPYMYNAAKKKIITFDNERSITLKTKYAVDQKLNGIMFWQLADDKTKDGLLDALDKALHN